The proteins below come from a single Tissierella sp. MB52-C2 genomic window:
- a CDS encoding flavocytochrome c codes for MKKFLAFFLVITMAVGLVGCNKAENVGINESTAAIKDGVYEGVGTGKGGEIKVEVTISDDTITDIKVLNHNETPGFDTAMETLTESIISQNSLEVDGVSGCTFTSNGFIEAVNAALTAAGGTPEMLKKTDITSSSGVKEEVTETHDIVIIGAGGAGLSAAIEAKSAGADVIVLEKMPMAGGNTLISGAEYAAPNNWLQKEEGIEDSIELHVEDTLKGGDNEANEELVRVLAENALAGAEWLRDEVGVVWEDELMFFGGHSVKRSLVPAGASGREIISKQLAKAEEMNIPVLLNTKATALITDENGKVIGVEAEGENKNYTFNTNKAVIIASGGFGSNVEMRVKYNPDIDETILSTNSTGSTGDGITMAEKIGASLVGMERIQTYPICDPLTGTLLYYDDARLYGHTVIVNKEGKRFVEELGRRDVMSMAIKDQTGHVCYELLDQKGFEASKLQENHGPELDYLYKNDLLVKADTIKEAADFFGINAAELQKTVDKYNGYVADGKDPEFNKRSLPSTVEVGPFYILKATPAVHHTMGGIKINTNAQVLDTEGNVIEGLYAAGEVTGGIQGANRLGSNALADITVFGRIAGQNAAK; via the coding sequence TTGAAAAAGTTTTTAGCATTTTTTCTAGTAATAACTATGGCAGTAGGTTTAGTAGGTTGTAATAAGGCAGAAAACGTAGGTATCAATGAATCTACAGCAGCTATAAAAGATGGTGTGTATGAAGGAGTTGGTACTGGTAAAGGCGGCGAGATAAAAGTTGAAGTAACAATTTCAGATGATACTATCACTGATATAAAGGTATTGAATCATAATGAAACACCAGGATTCGATACTGCAATGGAAACTTTAACAGAAAGTATTATATCTCAAAATAGTCTTGAAGTAGATGGAGTTTCAGGATGTACTTTTACATCTAACGGATTCATAGAAGCGGTAAATGCCGCATTAACTGCAGCAGGAGGAACTCCAGAAATGTTGAAGAAAACTGATATTACATCTTCAAGTGGAGTAAAGGAAGAAGTTACGGAAACTCATGACATAGTAATAATTGGTGCTGGGGGAGCAGGCCTTTCTGCAGCTATTGAGGCTAAATCAGCTGGTGCAGATGTAATCGTTTTAGAAAAAATGCCTATGGCTGGTGGAAATACCTTGATTTCAGGTGCTGAATATGCTGCACCAAACAATTGGTTACAGAAGGAGGAAGGTATTGAAGACAGTATAGAGCTTCATGTAGAAGACACCTTAAAAGGTGGAGATAATGAGGCAAATGAAGAGTTAGTTAGGGTTTTAGCAGAAAATGCTCTTGCAGGTGCTGAGTGGCTAAGAGATGAAGTAGGGGTAGTATGGGAAGATGAGTTAATGTTTTTTGGTGGACATTCAGTTAAGAGAAGTTTAGTTCCAGCAGGAGCTAGCGGAAGAGAAATCATATCTAAGCAACTTGCAAAGGCTGAAGAAATGAATATCCCTGTTCTTTTAAATACTAAAGCAACAGCTTTAATTACAGATGAGAATGGAAAAGTTATAGGAGTAGAAGCAGAAGGGGAAAATAAAAATTATACTTTTAATACTAACAAAGCAGTAATCATAGCATCAGGAGGATTTGGCTCTAATGTAGAGATGAGAGTTAAATATAACCCTGATATAGATGAAACAATCTTATCAACTAACTCAACTGGTAGTACAGGTGATGGTATTACAATGGCTGAAAAAATAGGAGCATCTTTAGTAGGCATGGAACGTATTCAAACATATCCAATATGTGACCCACTAACTGGAACATTACTTTACTATGATGATGCAAGATTATATGGTCATACGGTTATTGTAAATAAAGAAGGAAAGCGTTTTGTAGAAGAATTAGGTAGACGTGATGTAATGTCTATGGCTATTAAGGATCAAACTGGTCATGTGTGCTATGAGCTACTTGATCAAAAAGGATTTGAAGCAAGTAAATTACAAGAAAATCATGGACCAGAACTTGATTACTTATATAAAAATGATTTATTAGTAAAAGCTGATACTATAAAAGAAGCTGCTGATTTCTTCGGAATTAATGCAGCAGAATTACAGAAAACTGTTGATAAATACAATGGATATGTGGCAGATGGAAAAGACCCAGAATTCAACAAAAGAAGTTTACCTTCAACTGTAGAAGTTGGTCCATTTTATATTTTAAAAGCTACTCCGGCAGTTCACCATACAATGGGTGGTATAAAAATTAATACAAATGCTCAAGTATTAGATACAGAAGGAAATGTAATAGAGGGATTATATGCAGCAGGTGAAGTAACAGGAGGAATTCAAGGTGCTAATAGATTAGGTAGTAATGCCCTTGCTGATATTACAGTATTCGGTAGAATTGCTGGACAAAACGCAGCTAAATAG
- a CDS encoding sensor histidine kinase, whose translation MSLRLKIIIIFVLCIILTLSPLLFVLETKVKSSNMEQLEYQTLQLIDSKSNEIGSWLNQRISEIRIIHEYASTKEFDLIALKPYLTRLNKVLSKQYGNLNETFAIGTSDGYGWINDNITIDVYSREYFNKVMSSDIEYIISEPIISKSDKTPIFIICYPVVNDKNEKIGFINGAINLEKISEIASGIDVYNGFSWIMNKDMDIYSTSKDNLASNYISIEGLDKIIEESKEIDLGTISLKNISDKDSTLFFSSIPYTEDWILCTLIENSYIHSQTNNIINLVVILGIILLLFAILLAIIVSGTIVKPIHKLKNHMIEVSNGNLDSYYETKNNDEISILGKVFNQMLRDIKKLINEVYQAQTQKRNAELRVLQSQINPHFLYNTLDTIQWKALEYNAFDLADMINSLSIFFRISLSDGKEFITIDEEIKHVRNYLKIQETRYKDKISYNIDLDELISQYLVPKMIIQPLVENSIYHGLKLKKQKGFININILSEDDCILIEVIDNGLGMNYEKLSIIRKNLYQSIESEHYGLYNINERLKLTFKDKYSISIDSKFEEGTKVSLKIPKISEGSQCSE comes from the coding sequence ATGTCTTTACGTCTAAAAATTATCATAATTTTTGTTTTATGTATAATACTTACTCTTTCTCCTCTATTGTTTGTATTGGAAACAAAGGTAAAATCTTCAAATATGGAGCAGTTGGAATATCAAACTTTACAACTCATTGATTCAAAATCAAATGAGATTGGGTCTTGGTTAAATCAACGAATAAGTGAAATAAGAATTATTCATGAATATGCTTCAACTAAAGAGTTTGACCTAATAGCCTTAAAACCATATTTAACTCGCTTAAATAAAGTATTAAGTAAGCAATATGGAAATTTAAATGAAACCTTTGCAATAGGGACTAGTGATGGATATGGATGGATCAATGATAATATCACTATTGATGTCTATAGTCGAGAGTATTTCAATAAGGTAATGTCATCAGATATTGAGTATATTATATCTGAGCCAATCATCTCCAAATCTGATAAGACTCCTATTTTTATTATTTGCTATCCAGTTGTAAATGATAAAAATGAAAAAATAGGGTTTATTAATGGTGCCATTAATTTGGAGAAAATCTCCGAAATAGCAAGCGGCATTGATGTATACAATGGATTTTCTTGGATTATGAATAAGGATATGGACATATACTCTACTTCAAAAGATAATTTGGCAAGTAATTATATTTCCATAGAAGGACTAGATAAAATAATTGAGGAATCTAAGGAAATAGATTTAGGAACTATTAGCTTAAAAAATATCTCTGACAAAGATTCGACTTTATTTTTTTCCTCTATCCCCTATACAGAAGACTGGATCTTATGTACCCTAATTGAAAATAGTTATATTCATTCCCAAACTAATAATATCATCAACTTAGTTGTTATCCTAGGAATAATTTTATTATTGTTTGCTATTTTACTTGCAATTATTGTCTCTGGAACTATTGTAAAACCAATACATAAGTTAAAAAATCATATGATAGAAGTGTCTAATGGGAATTTGGATTCCTATTATGAAACTAAAAATAATGATGAAATATCTATATTAGGTAAAGTGTTTAATCAAATGCTTAGGGATATTAAGAAATTAATAAATGAAGTATATCAGGCACAAACTCAAAAAAGAAACGCTGAATTGAGAGTATTGCAATCACAAATAAACCCTCACTTTTTATATAATACACTAGATACAATTCAATGGAAGGCTTTGGAGTATAATGCCTTTGACCTTGCAGATATGATTAACTCATTGTCTATATTCTTTAGGATATCATTAAGCGATGGAAAAGAATTTATTACAATTGATGAGGAAATAAAGCATGTACGCAACTATCTGAAAATCCAAGAAACACGTTATAAAGATAAGATTAGTTATAATATTGATTTAGATGAATTAATTTCACAATATCTAGTCCCTAAGATGATAATACAACCTCTAGTTGAGAACTCTATTTACCATGGACTAAAACTAAAAAAACAGAAGGGTTTTATTAATATAAATATATTATCTGAAGATGATTGTATACTTATTGAAGTTATAGATAACGGCTTGGGGATGAATTATGAAAAGCTTTCTATAATTAGAAAAAATCTCTATCAGTCTATTGAATCAGAGCACTATGGATTGTATAATATCAACGAACGTTTAAAGCTTACTTTTAAGGATAAATATAGTATTAGTATTGACAGCAAATTTGAAGAAGGAACTAAGGTATCATTAAAAATACCAAAGATAAGTGAGGGATCTCAATGTTCAGAGTAG
- a CDS encoding response regulator: protein MFRVVIADDEEIIRNGLKNLIESYDLNLSVVGTAQDGEEALNLIHMYQPEIILMDINMPFINGLEVIEKIKELDSNSKIIIISGYDQFEYAQKALELGVFSYLLKPIQYRDFKNIIIKAMDSYCERMWEINRLKEIDMDNTNYKCVGNQAINYIKENFTQNNLTLNLIAENLHISQSYLTRIIKQKTGVSFTDYLNKLRINMAIKLLLDKDKDYTINDIANMVGYSSQHYFSRAFKNYMGLSPNQYKNKNSVNH, encoded by the coding sequence ATGTTCAGAGTAGTAATCGCTGATGATGAAGAAATAATACGTAATGGTTTGAAAAATTTAATAGAATCCTATGATTTAAATTTATCTGTTGTAGGAACAGCACAAGATGGTGAAGAAGCTCTGAATTTAATTCATATGTATCAACCTGAAATTATTTTAATGGATATTAATATGCCTTTTATAAATGGTCTTGAAGTAATAGAAAAAATTAAAGAACTGGATTCTAATTCTAAAATAATAATTATATCAGGATACGATCAATTTGAATATGCACAAAAAGCTTTAGAACTTGGAGTATTTAGTTATTTACTAAAACCTATACAGTATAGGGATTTTAAAAATATAATTATTAAAGCCATGGACTCCTACTGCGAAAGAATGTGGGAAATAAATAGATTAAAGGAAATAGATATGGACAATACAAACTATAAATGTGTTGGAAATCAAGCCATTAACTATATAAAAGAAAATTTTACTCAAAACAATCTAACATTAAATCTTATAGCTGAAAATTTACATATAAGTCAGTCATATCTCACTAGAATAATCAAACAAAAAACAGGAGTTAGTTTTACTGATTATCTTAATAAACTAAGAATCAATATGGCAATAAAACTTCTATTAGATAAGGATAAGGACTATACCATAAATGATATTGCAAATATGGTAGGATACAGCAGCCAGCATTATTTTAGCAGAGCCTTTAAAAATTATATGGGACTCTCACCTAATCAATATAAAAATAAAAATTCTGTGAATCATTAA
- a CDS encoding DUF5698 domain-containing protein, with product MTINVMFALVGLFLVTAFTNVLATLKTILMSKKIMNPVYLLVFADAMIFATIVSKVTSSDGIQFTISYALGRTAGVFIGGKIEDRLALGILEVDLFLNNKNKVMEIANRLRETGYTVNTFLVGGNNEEKRYQMEVIIKRKEFKIFEDIIAEFNVVNPTLKVKTISKVDGKITTTRFKEA from the coding sequence ATGACAATAAATGTTATGTTTGCACTTGTGGGTTTGTTTTTGGTAACCGCTTTTACAAATGTTTTAGCAACGCTAAAAACAATATTGATGTCAAAAAAAATTATGAATCCAGTTTATTTACTAGTTTTTGCGGATGCTATGATCTTTGCAACTATTGTTAGTAAGGTAACTAGTTCTGATGGGATTCAATTTACAATATCATATGCTTTAGGAAGAACAGCTGGAGTTTTTATAGGCGGTAAGATTGAAGATAGGCTAGCCCTTGGTATTTTAGAAGTAGATTTATTTTTGAATAACAAAAATAAAGTTATGGAAATAGCAAATAGACTTAGAGAAACAGGATATACAGTTAATACTTTTCTTGTTGGAGGTAATAATGAGGAAAAGAGATATCAAATGGAAGTAATTATCAAAAGGAAAGAGTTTAAAATATTTGAAGATATTATAGCAGAATTTAATGTGGTAAATCCAACCTTAAAAGTTAAAACTATAAGTAAAGTAGACGGCAAAATTACAACCACAAGATTTAAAGAGGCTTAG
- a CDS encoding ABC transporter substrate-binding protein has product MKKLKISKLLSLTVASIMILSGCNANVSKPSNTSNEKVYKIGISQLADHPALDDARKGFEDGLKEFNVNAEIDYQNAQGDIPTTVSISQKFVKDKVDLIYAIATPAAQSARQSTSEIPILFSAVTDPVKAEIVVDWKDVGSNVTGTSDMAPTASQLKMFKEINPNIKTIGILYNTSEANSEVQIEEVKKLAPAESLEIVTVGVSNVNELPQAIDSLLNKVDAVYALSDNLIASSVELVSKKLIDKKIISICAEETQVKGGLLVTNGLSYYELGKQTAKMAKEILVDKKDISTIPVGVAEKTVTTVNINTLEALGLDSTLPLFKDAVNIGE; this is encoded by the coding sequence ATGAAGAAATTAAAAATCAGCAAATTATTATCTTTAACAGTAGCAAGTATTATGATTTTATCAGGCTGTAATGCAAATGTGAGTAAACCGAGTAATACATCTAATGAAAAAGTATATAAAATTGGGATTAGTCAATTAGCAGATCATCCAGCGTTAGATGATGCCAGGAAAGGCTTTGAAGATGGATTAAAAGAATTTAATGTGAATGCAGAAATAGACTACCAAAATGCACAGGGGGATATTCCAACTACTGTTAGTATATCTCAAAAATTCGTAAAAGATAAAGTAGATTTAATATACGCTATAGCAACGCCAGCGGCTCAATCTGCCAGGCAATCTACTTCAGAGATTCCTATATTATTTAGTGCAGTAACAGACCCTGTAAAAGCAGAAATAGTTGTAGATTGGAAAGATGTTGGCAGTAATGTAACTGGAACATCAGATATGGCACCTACAGCTTCTCAGTTAAAGATGTTTAAGGAAATCAACCCTAATATAAAAACTATAGGTATACTTTATAATACGTCTGAAGCAAACTCAGAAGTCCAAATAGAAGAAGTGAAAAAACTAGCACCAGCTGAAAGTTTAGAAATAGTTACAGTTGGAGTAAGTAATGTAAATGAACTTCCTCAAGCAATAGATTCCCTATTAAATAAAGTCGATGCCGTTTATGCTCTAAGTGATAATCTAATAGCCTCTTCTGTTGAGTTGGTATCAAAGAAACTTATAGATAAAAAAATCATATCTATCTGTGCAGAGGAAACACAGGTAAAAGGTGGATTATTAGTAACAAATGGACTTAGCTATTATGAACTAGGTAAACAAACAGCTAAGATGGCTAAAGAAATACTTGTAGACAAAAAAGATATTTCTACTATACCAGTTGGTGTAGCAGAAAAAACCGTAACAACTGTAAATATAAACACCTTAGAAGCATTAGGATTGGATTCGACTCTTCCACTATTTAAGGATGCTGTAAATATAGGAGAATGA
- a CDS encoding ABC transporter substrate-binding protein produces MKKLKISKLLSLTVASIMILSGCNANVSKPSNTSNEKVYKIGISQLADHPALDDARKGFEDGLKEFNVNAEIDYQNAQGDIPTTVSISQKFVKDKVDLIYAIATPAAQSAKQATSEIPILFSAVTDPVIAELVDSIEKPGGNITGTSDASPMDRQLQLFKDLNSNIKKIGIIFSTSEPNSQIQVEMAKELAPSIGLEIVEVGISNISDIPQAVDSIVKKVDGIYTITDNMVASAINIVSEKAISNKLITVAAEDSHVNGGILITDGISYYELGKQTAKMAKEILVDGKTPSDIPSQTATNTKKVFNKETLKSLGLDENNNVFNDAIKND; encoded by the coding sequence ATGAAGAAATTAAAAATCAGCAAATTATTATCTTTAACAGTAGCAAGTATTATGATTTTATCAGGTTGTAATGCAAATGTAAGTAAACCAAGTAATACATCTAATGAAAAAGTATATAAAATTGGAATTAGTCAATTAGCAGATCATCCAGCGTTAGATGACGCTAGGAAAGGCTTTGAAGATGGATTAAAAGAATTTAATGTGAATGCAGAAATAGACTACCAAAATGCACAGGGGGATATTCCAACTACTGTTAGTATATCTCAAAAATTCGTAAAAGATAAAGTAGATTTAATATACGCTATAGCAACGCCAGCAGCTCAGTCTGCTAAACAAGCTACTTCAGAGATTCCTATATTATTTAGTGCAGTAACAGATCCTGTAATTGCTGAATTAGTAGATTCCATAGAAAAACCAGGTGGGAATATAACAGGAACATCAGATGCTAGTCCAATGGATAGACAGCTGCAACTATTTAAAGATTTAAATAGCAATATCAAAAAAATTGGAATTATCTTTAGCACTAGTGAACCTAATTCACAAATTCAAGTTGAAATGGCAAAAGAATTAGCACCTTCCATAGGTCTTGAAATAGTAGAGGTTGGAATATCAAACATATCTGATATACCTCAAGCTGTAGATTCTATAGTTAAAAAAGTAGATGGGATATATACAATAACAGATAATATGGTGGCATCTGCAATTAATATAGTTTCTGAAAAAGCTATCTCTAATAAATTAATTACTGTGGCTGCTGAAGATTCTCATGTAAATGGAGGCATTCTCATTACTGATGGAATTAGCTACTATGAACTAGGTAAACAAACTGCAAAGATGGCTAAAGAAATTTTAGTTGATGGAAAAACTCCTTCTGATATTCCATCACAGACTGCAACTAATACCAAAAAAGTCTTTAATAAAGAAACATTAAAGTCCTTAGGACTGGATGAAAATAATAATGTATTCAATGATGCAATAAAAAATGATTAA
- a CDS encoding ABC transporter permease, translating to MNSLIITSLEQGLIFAILAMGVFLTYKILDIADLSVEGTFPFGAFVFAKFISIGVNPIISTLMAFFFGTLAGLFTAILFTKLRIKPLLSGILTMTILYSVNLKINGKSNFPLFKYGSIFDLGSSLIVLAVTVLLIKIILDQFLKTETGYLLIATGDNESLVKSLGENSNKYKVIGLMLANGFVALSGALMAQMQGFADITMGNSIIVVALASIIIGDTVKKNSSKIKNTTRAILGAIIYKLIGGIAIDLGLNPNDLRAINAIIVIVFLSYNNFATDFLGYMKKEGGRKNVKNSKPVKEF from the coding sequence ATGAATTCCCTAATAATTACTTCCCTAGAGCAAGGACTAATATTTGCAATTTTAGCTATGGGAGTATTCTTAACTTATAAAATATTAGATATAGCAGATCTTTCCGTAGAAGGGACTTTTCCTTTTGGAGCCTTTGTATTTGCTAAGTTTATATCTATAGGCGTTAATCCAATCATTAGTACTTTAATGGCCTTTTTCTTTGGAACATTAGCAGGACTCTTTACTGCAATTCTCTTTACAAAGCTAAGAATAAAGCCATTATTATCAGGAATATTGACTATGACTATACTATACTCTGTAAATCTAAAAATAAATGGAAAATCTAATTTTCCACTATTTAAATATGGTTCAATCTTTGATTTAGGTTCATCCTTAATAGTATTAGCTGTAACTGTATTGTTAATAAAAATCATACTAGATCAATTTCTAAAAACTGAAACGGGATATTTATTAATAGCAACTGGAGATAATGAATCTCTAGTAAAATCTTTAGGAGAGAATAGTAATAAATATAAGGTAATAGGACTAATGTTAGCTAATGGATTTGTAGCTTTAAGTGGTGCCTTAATGGCCCAAATGCAAGGTTTTGCAGATATAACTATGGGTAATTCCATTATAGTAGTAGCCCTTGCTTCAATCATAATAGGAGACACTGTAAAGAAAAACTCAAGCAAAATAAAAAACACAACTAGGGCAATATTAGGCGCTATTATCTACAAACTTATTGGTGGCATTGCCATAGACCTAGGTCTGAATCCTAATGACCTTAGAGCGATAAATGCAATAATCGTAATAGTATTTCTATCCTATAATAATTTCGCAACTGATTTTTTAGGATATATGAAAAAAGAAGGAGGAAGAAAAAATGTTAAAAATAGTAAACCTGTCAAAGAGTTTTAA
- a CDS encoding ATP-binding cassette domain-containing protein — protein MLKIVNLSKSFNKNTDNEINIFQDFNLEIEENKCTAIIGSNGCGKSTLLNMIGGSILSDKGQIILNGHNIENLREEQRANYIGRVYQNPSMGVSPSLTILENMSLADKKGEKFTLRKLIKKNNIGKYAELLKDLDLGLENKLNTKVKFLSGGQRQSLSLVMAAMKHPDLLLLDEHTAALDPKTSNVVMQKTKELIKKYSMTTIMISHNMKDAIEYSDRIIMLDKGQIVFDKPSINVTEKELIDIYIEKLQDVA, from the coding sequence ATGTTAAAAATAGTAAACCTGTCAAAGAGTTTTAACAAAAATACAGATAATGAAATTAATATTTTTCAAGACTTCAACTTGGAAATTGAAGAAAATAAATGTACAGCAATTATTGGCTCCAATGGCTGCGGTAAATCTACTCTCCTTAATATGATAGGTGGAAGTATATTATCAGATAAAGGTCAAATCATATTAAATGGACATAATATAGAAAATTTAAGAGAAGAACAAAGAGCTAACTATATTGGAAGAGTATATCAAAATCCTTCCATGGGAGTCTCCCCCTCCCTTACTATACTGGAGAATATGTCCTTAGCTGATAAAAAGGGAGAAAAATTTACCTTAAGAAAACTTATTAAAAAGAATAACATAGGTAAATATGCAGAACTATTAAAGGATTTGGATTTGGGTCTTGAAAACAAGCTAAATACAAAAGTAAAATTTTTATCTGGTGGTCAAAGACAATCTCTATCTCTGGTAATGGCAGCTATGAAGCATCCAGATTTGCTTTTACTTGACGAACATACTGCTGCTTTAGACCCTAAGACATCAAATGTAGTAATGCAAAAAACAAAGGAATTAATAAAGAAATATTCCATGACAACCATAATGATTTCTCATAATATGAAAGATGCCATAGAATATTCAGATAGAATAATAATGTTAGATAAGGGTCAGATAGTATTTGATAAGCCAAGTATAAATGTGACGGAAAAAGAATTGATTGATATATATATAGAAAAGCTTCAGGACGTAGCATAA
- a CDS encoding aminoglycoside 6-adenylyltransferase codes for MRKENEVMKQILDFANSEDGVRAVMLNGSRVNSNAPKDIMQDYDIVFFITNIEDLSYKINQSWINIFGELVIMQQNDFEDGSYIFLMQFKDGVRIDLSFKDVKKIKEIVREDTLSKILLNKDDIELKISAPNDNGYHVLKPSKKEFDELLNEAWWIQTYVAKGIWRDELPLAKYMFDVILMDCIKTLLSWYIGEENEWNINVGKYGKWLKKYLSDEIYNDFISIYPPIDYDKMWESLFIAGRFIRRIGNLLAESLEYSYPTKDDINVTEYIKKIKELPRDAKEFS; via the coding sequence ATGAGAAAAGAAAATGAAGTAATGAAGCAGATACTAGATTTTGCTAACAGTGAAGATGGGGTTAGAGCTGTTATGCTGAATGGTTCAAGGGTTAACTCTAATGCACCTAAGGATATAATGCAAGATTATGATATAGTATTCTTTATAACCAATATAGAAGATTTAAGTTATAAAATAAATCAAAGCTGGATTAATATATTTGGAGAGCTTGTTATTATGCAGCAAAATGATTTTGAGGATGGCTCATATATTTTTCTTATGCAGTTTAAAGATGGAGTTAGAATAGACCTTAGCTTTAAGGATGTTAAGAAAATTAAAGAAATAGTTAGAGAAGATACTCTTAGTAAAATACTATTGAATAAAGATGATATTGAGCTTAAAATATCCGCACCCAATGATAATGGATACCATGTACTAAAGCCTTCAAAAAAGGAGTTTGATGAATTATTGAATGAAGCATGGTGGATTCAAACCTATGTCGCCAAAGGAATATGGAGAGATGAATTACCTCTTGCTAAATATATGTTTGATGTTATTTTAATGGATTGTATAAAAACATTGTTATCATGGTATATTGGGGAAGAGAATGAATGGAATATAAATGTGGGCAAATACGGAAAATGGTTAAAAAAATACTTATCTGATGAAATATATAATGACTTTATTTCAATATATCCGCCTATAGATTATGATAAAATGTGGGAATCATTATTTATAGCAGGTAGATTTATACGAAGAATAGGAAACTTGTTAGCTGAATCACTTGAATACTCTTATCCTACTAAAGACGATATAAATGTAACGGAATATATTAAAAAGATTAAAGAGCTGCCTAGAGACGCTAAAGAATTTAGCTAG
- a CDS encoding phosphotransferase — protein MLKLKYLFDNRDLAEMILENWEYDLSSLKLFDYYRISSNAIYPFQYNGKTRLLRFSPVAERDKNNIIRELEFIRYLKSREYPVLSTVPSKDNKELVEVDTPWGKYFAVVFDRVAGIQLGEIEYTQEICRKHGEYLGKLHRLSSEYKPDKRLRWSYEDVLEWIEKELEDFPNEILAKQEAKMVRDYLSKIPKDDQNFGLIHYDFELDNIFYDQSADRLNIIDFDDAMYHWYAMDIERSLNNIISETSCEDYSMLRENFIMGYTQEFNVSDEMLLYMPMLRRFANLYGYTRVLVSAKETWDNEPRWMLDLRDKLMSIMEQDSMFFGKQIK, from the coding sequence ATGTTAAAACTAAAATATCTTTTTGATAATAGAGATTTGGCAGAAATGATTCTAGAGAATTGGGAATACGATTTATCTTCACTTAAACTCTTTGACTATTATAGAATTTCATCAAATGCGATTTACCCGTTTCAATATAATGGTAAAACTCGATTACTGAGATTTTCTCCTGTAGCTGAAAGAGATAAGAATAATATAATAAGAGAATTAGAATTTATTCGTTATTTAAAATCAAGGGAATATCCTGTTTTATCCACTGTGCCTTCAAAGGATAATAAAGAGTTAGTAGAAGTGGATACTCCTTGGGGAAAGTATTTTGCAGTTGTTTTTGATAGAGTTGCGGGGATTCAATTGGGAGAAATAGAATATACACAAGAGATATGCAGAAAACATGGTGAATATTTAGGCAAGCTTCATAGGTTATCTTCGGAATATAAACCTGACAAAAGGTTGCGATGGTCATATGAGGATGTTCTTGAGTGGATTGAAAAGGAATTAGAAGATTTTCCTAATGAGATATTAGCCAAACAAGAGGCTAAGATGGTAAGGGATTATTTATCTAAAATACCTAAAGATGACCAAAATTTTGGTCTAATACACTATGACTTTGAGTTGGATAATATATTCTATGACCAATCAGCAGATAGATTAAATATAATTGATTTTGATGATGCCATGTATCACTGGTATGCTATGGATATAGAAAGATCATTAAACAATATAATAAGTGAAACATCTTGTGAGGATTATTCTATGCTAAGAGAAAATTTTATAATGGGATACACACAAGAGTTTAATGTTTCAGACGAGATGTTACTGTATATGCCTATGCTAAGAAGATTTGCAAATTTATATGGATATACTAGAGTTCTAGTGTCGGCTAAGGAAACTTGGGATAATGAACCTAGATGGATGCTGGATTTAAGAGATAAATTAATGAGTATTATGGAGCAAGATTCTATGTTTTTTGGCAAACAAATAAAGTAG